A window of Thioalbus denitrificans genomic DNA:
CGCCGACTCTTCAAGACCGCGCCCCCACGGGGATGGTATCAGTCCGCGAGGGCCGCCACCACGGCATCGCCCATCCGGGCGGTACCGACCCGGGTGGTCCCCTCGGTATGGATGTCGGCGGTGCGCAGCCCCTGGTCCAGCACCCGGCTCACGGCCCGCTCGATGCGCGCCGCCAGGGCCTCCTCGCCGAGGGAGTAGCGCAGCATCATCGCCACCGACAGGATGGTCGCCAGGGGGTTCGCGACACCCTGGCCGGCGATGTCCGGCGCCGAGCCGTGGATGGGCTCGTACATGCCCTTGCCATCGGCGTCCAGCGAGGCCGAGGGGAGCATGCCGATGGAGCCCGTCAGCATGGAGGCCTCGTCGGAGAGGATATCACCAAACATGTTGGTGGTGACCATCACGTCGAACTGCTTGGGCGCGCGGACCAGCTGCATGGCGGCATTGTCCACGTACATGTGGCTCAGCTCCACCTCCGGGTAGTCCTTGGCCACCCGGATCATCACCTCGCGCCACAGCTCCGTGCACTCCAGCACGTTGGCCTTGTCCACGGAACAGACCCGCTTGTTGCGCTTCATGGCGATGTCGAACGCCGCGCGGCCGATGCGCTCCACCTCGGATTCGCTGTAGACCAGGGTGTTGAAGCCCTGGCGCTCGCCGTTCTCCAGGGTGCGGATGCCGCGCGGCTGGCCGAAGTAGATGCCGCCGGTCAGCTCGCGGACGATCATGATGTCCAGCCCCGCCACCACCTCCGGGCGCAGCGTGGAGGCGCTGGCCAGCTGGGGATAGAGCAGCGCCGGGCGCAGGTTGGCGAACAGGCCGAGCCCCGCGCGCAGGCCGAGCAGTCCCTTCTCCGGGCGGATGGAGATGTCCAGCGGCTCCCACTTGGGGCCGCCCACGGCCCCGAGCAGCACCGCGTCGGCCTCCCGCGCCAGCTGCAGGGTCTCCTCCGGCAGGGGCCCGCCGGTGGCGTCGATGGCCGCGCCGCCCACCAGGGCGGTCTCGGTCTCCACCGCCAGACCGTAGTCGTTCCGCAGGGCCTGCAGGACCTTCACGGCCTCGGCCACGATTTCGATGCCGATGCCGTCGCCGGGAAGCAGCAGTACTTTCTTCGTCATTCCTGGAACCTCTGAATTCTGGTTTTAACGCCAAGGCGCCAAGTCGCGAAGACGCCAAGGTTAATAACATTACAATACAATTGGTTACGCGCAGATTGTAAAGCTGTTACTTACTCTGTGTTCTTTGCGCCTTCGCGTCTTTGCGTTTAATCACTGTTCTACCCGAACAGCCAGGGCACGCGCTTCCGGTAATCGACCTCGAAGGCGCGGATCTCCTCCACGTGCTGGAGGGTCAGCCCGATGTCGTCCAGGCCGTCGAGGAGGCAGTGCCTGCGGAAGGGATCCACAGCGAAGGGGATCACCTCACCCGTCGGGGTGGTCAGGGTCTGCGCCTCGAGGTCCACCGCCAGGCGGTAGCCGGGCTCAGCGTCCACCTCCCGGAACAGCCGCTCCACCGTGGCGGCATCCAGCACGATGGGCAGGATGCCGTTCTTGAAGCAGTTGTTGAAGAAGATGTCGGCGAAGCTCGGGGCAATGATGACCCGGAAGCCGTAGTCCTCCAGCGCCCATGGCGCGTGCTCGCGGCTGGAGCCGCAACCGAAGTTGTCGCGCGCCAGGAGGATGCGCGCCCCCTGGTAGCGGGGCTGGTTGAGGACGAAGTCCGGGTTGAGGGGCCGCTGGCTGCAGTCCATGCCCGGCTCGCCGTGGTCCAGGTAGCGCCACTCGTCGAACAGGTTGGGACCGAAGCCGGTGCGCTGGATGGACTTCAGGAACTGCTTCGGGATGATGGCGTCGGTATCCACGTTGGCGCGATCGAGCGGCGCCACCAGACCGTTGAATTTCTCGAAGGGTTTCATCTTGATACCTCTCAAAATTCCCGCACGTCGACGAAATGACCGGCGATGGCCGCGGCCGCGGCCATGGCCGGGCTCACCAGGTGGGTGCGGCCGCCCTGCCCCTGCCGGCCCTCGAAGTTGCGGTTCGAGGTGGAGGCGCAGCGCTCGCCCGGCTCCAGCCGATCGGCGTTCATCGCCAGGCACATGGAACAGCCGGGCTCGCGCCACTCGAAGCCGGCCTCGATGAAGACCCGGTCCAGCCCCTCGGACTCCGCCTGCCGCTTCACCAGCCCGGATCCCGGCACCACCATGGCCAGCTTGATGGACCCGGCCACCTTGCGGCCCTTGACCACCGCCGCGGCGGCGCGCAGGTCCTCGATGCGACCGTTGGTGCAGGAGCCGATGAACACCTTGTCCGGGCGGATCCCGCTGATGGGCATCATCGCCTCCAGCCCCATGTAGGCCAGGGCGCGGCGGATGCCCTCGCGCTTCACCGGGTCGGACTCGGCATCCGGGTCCGGGACGCAGGCATCCACCGGCAACACCATTTCCGGCGAGGTTCCCCAGGTGACCTGGGGCGTAATGGCCGTCGCATCGAGCACCACCACCTGGTCGAATACGGCGTCGTCGTCGCTGCGCAGCTCCCGCCAGGCCGCCACCGCCTGCGCCCACTGCTCGGCCCGCGGAGCGAACGGCCGGCCCTCGACGTAGGCGAAGGTCTTCTCGTCCGGCGCCACCATGCCGGCCCGGGCGCCCGCCTCGATGGCCATGTTGCAGACCGTCATGCGGCCCTCCATGGAGAGGCTCCGGATCGCCTCGCCGCCGAACTCGATGGCGTAGCCGGTCCCGCCGGCGGTCCCGATCCTGCCGATGATGGCCAGGATGAGGTCCTTGGCGGTGATGCCGGGGGGCAGCTCACCGTCCACCCGCACCAGCATGTTCCTGCTCTTCTTCTGCACCAGGCACTGGGTGGCGAGCACGTGCTCCACCTCGGAGGTGCCGATGCCGAAGGCCAGCGCGCCGAAGGCCCCGTGGGTGGCCGTGTGGGAGTCCCCGCAGACCACCGTCATCCCCGGCAGGGTGGCACCCTGCTCCGGGCCGATGATGTGCACGATGCCCTGGCGCACATCGCCCATGGGAAACTCGGTGATGTCGAACTCCCGGCAGTTGCTGTCCAGGGTCTCCACCTGCAGGCGGGAGACGGGGTCGGTGATGCCCTGGTCGAGATCCCGGGTGGGGACATTGTGGTCCGGCACCGCGAGGTTGGCCTGCTTCCGCCACGGCTTGCGCCCGGCGAGCCGCAGCCCCTCGAAGGCCTGGGGCGAGGTCACCTCGTGCAGCAGCTGCCGGTCGATGTAGATGAGTCCGGTGCCGTCCTCGTCCATGCGCACCAGGTGCGCGTCCCAGAGTTTGTCATAGAGCGTCTTGCCAGCCATGGGCGGTCCTCGCAACGCAACATCGGTTCGGATAACAGGTACCCAGCTTAGACACTGGCAATCCATGAATCAAATTCATATATTTCATATATGATATTCTTTTATGGAATCTGTATTTATCCGCAGATTACGCAGATTACGCAGATTTGTTTTAAAGACAAGATCTTATAAGGAAATCTGTTCTCCAATATCCAGCTTGGTGTACTGCGGCGCAACTTTCGCCACCGGGGCACAGCAGCGGTTTTTTTTACTTTCCCTTGTGGAAGTCCAATCAGCGTAATCTGCGTAATCTGCGGATAAATAGTATTCACAATGAGGGCGTTGGATGGATACAGCAGCGCTGGAGGCGTTTCTGGCGGTGGCGCGGGCGGAGTCGTTCTCGCGGGCGGCGGAGGCGCTGCACCTGACCCAGCCGGCGGTGAGCAAGCGCATCGCGGGGCTGGAGTCGGCCCTGGAGGTGCGGCTGTTCGACCGTGTCGGGCGGGTGGTGAGCCTCACCGAGGCGGGCCGTGCGCTGCTGCCCCGGGCCCGGCGGGTGCTGGATGAACTGACCGACTGCACGCGGGAGCTGCACAACCTGTCCGGCCGCGTGGAGGGCACGCTGGCACTGGCCACCTCCCACCATATCGGGCTGCACCGCCTGCCGCCCGCCCTGCGCAGCTACACCGCGCGCTACCCGGGCGTGCACCTCGACCTGCGGTTCATGGCCTCGGAGAGCGCCTTCGCCGCCGTGGCCGAGGGCGAGGTGGAGCTGGCCATCGTGACCCTGCCCGAGGATCCGAAGGAAATGAGCCCGCTGGAGTCGTTCCCGCTGTGGGACGACCCGCTGACGCTGGTCATCGCGGCGGACCATCCGCTGGCGCGGCTCTCCTCCCCGGATCCCGGCGAACTGTCGGCCTACCCCGCCATCCTGCCCGACCCAGGCACCTGGACCCGCAGGCTCATCGACGCCGGGCTTGCCGGCGTGGGCGTCACCGCGCGCACCAGCTTCACCACCAACTACCTCGAGACCATCAAGATGATGGTCAGCGTGGGGTTGGGCTGGAGCGTCCTGCCCGAGTCCATGCTCGGCCACGGCCTCGCGCCCCTGGGCCTCCCCGGCCTGCGGCTCCTGCGCCACCTCGGCGCCGTCCGCCACCCCGGCCGTACCCCCTCCAACGCCGCCGAATCCTTTGTGCGGCTGCTGGCGATGGAAAGCGCGGGAACCGCACCCGGGGTCAACCGCAGCTGAAGACGCGCTCCTGCAGCAGCACCAGCTCCTCCAGCGTGACCGGTTTGCTGAACAGGAAGCCCTGGACCTTTTCGCAACCCTGCGCGCGCAGGAATTCACACTGCCGGGCGGTCTCCATCCCCTCGGCCACCACCCCGATCCCCAGGCCGTGGGCCATGGAGATGGCGGCCCGCACCAGTGACGCGGACTGCTCGGAGTCCGGAAGCAGGGAGATGAAGCTGCGGTCGAGCTTGATGCAGGACACCGGCAACCGGTTGAGGTAGCTCAGCGAGGAGTAGCCGGTGCCGAAATCATCGAGATAGATATCCACCCCCAGGGCCCGGATCTGCCGCAGCGACTGCACCACCTGCTCCAGGTTCTCGATGAGGACGCTCTCGGTCACTTCGATGGCCAATCTGATCCCATTGCCCGTCTCCCCGGCGGCCTCGATCAGGGTTTGCAGGCGCGCTGGAAAGTCGGCCTGCCGCAACTGGCTGACGGAGACATTGATGGCGAACCGCAGGGCGGGGAGCCCCCGCTCACGCCAGGCCCGCGCGTCCCGGAGGGTCCGCCGCAGCACCCAGTCCCCCAGCGGGAGGATCAGCCCCGATTCCTCCGCGACCGGAATGAAACGGGCGGGAGAGACGGCCCCCAGTTCCCCGCTCTCCCAGCGCAGCAATGCCTCCGCACCGACCATGCGGCCGGAAGCCAGGTCGACGACCGGCTGGTAGTGGAGAAACAGCTCCTCCTGCTCCTGGGCCCGTGCCAGTGCCTGGCGCAGCCGGCGGTGCTCCTGCGCCGCCCGGTCCAGCCCGGGCGAGAAAAATCGCCTTGTCTCGACGGAATTGCGCTCTGCCGCGAGCGCGTGAAGGGCCAGCGCCGCGCGCTGCTGCAGCAGTGCGGGACTGTCGCCATCCAGCGGATAGAGCGCGATTCCGGCGCGCAGCGGCACCTGCACTTGCGCCTGCCCATAGGTCATGGCGAGGGGGAATGCCGCCAGGATGCGGCCGACCGCGTGCTGGGCTTCGTCCCCACTCTGCAGTCCGGCCAGCATGACACCGAACTCGCCGCCACCGAGATGGGCGAGCGTGTCCTCCCCGCGCAGCGTTTCGCACAGCCGGTCGCGTACGGCGAGCAGGACCTGGTCCCCGCCGCCATGGCCCAGATCGTCGTTGATGCGGCGCAGGTTGACGATGTTGATGATCATCAGCGCCAGGAACGTGTCTTCCCGTTCGCATGCCTGCAGCGCCATCTGCAGGCGATCCTGGAACAGGTGCTCGTTGGGGAGGCCGGTCAGCCGGTCGTAGTAGCTCAGCCAGGCGATGCGGCGCTCCTTCTCGGCGTGCTCCATGCCGAGCGAGATGTCGGCCGCGAACTCCTGCAGCAGCCGCGACTCCTCCTCCTCGACCAGGTGCAGCGCCGCGCCATGGAGCACCAGCACACCGAACGCCCCCCCCTCCACCCGCAGGGGCAGGCAGGCCTGCACGGGATAGTCGCAGCGCGTCGTGAAGGGGGCGAAGGCGGCCTTGGCGTCGCTGGACGCCGGTCCGCCGCAGACGATCGCCCGCCGGCTCCGGGCCACCTGGGCGAAGGGATTGTCCGGCCGCGCCAGCTCGGTGCCGATGAGGCCCTCCAGCCCCGCCCCCTCCACCTCGGCGCCCACGGCGTGGACCGCCACGGCGAGCCGCAGCCGCTCCTCGCGCTGCAGCGCCACCCAGGCGTGCAGGTAACCCCCCTGCTCCACCGCCACCCGGCAGGCTTCCGCCAGCAGCGCGTCCTGGTCGCGCAGCCGGACGATGGCCCCGTTGATGCCGCTGAGCACCCGGTGGATGCGGTTCAGGCGGGCGATGCGCTGGAGATGCTCCCGCTCGCTCCGCTCCCGCGCCTCCAGGGCCGCGGCCATCCCGTCGAAGGAGGCTGCGATCTGTCCCAGCTCGTCGCGCCCCGGACGCAGGCCGCTGCGGGCGCCGAAATCACCGCCGCCGAGCCGCTGCGCGGCCCCCACCAGGGCGCGGGTACGGCTCAGGATCAGGTAGTGGCCCAGGGCCCAGGCCCCCACCAGGGCCACCACGCTAATGATGAACAGGGCGATTATCTGCCGCTGGAACTGGTCCGCCGCAACGGCATAGGCGCTGTCGGCCGAAACACTCACCACGGCGACCAGATCATGGCTGTCCGGCAGATCATAGAGCCGGGTGTAGGCATAGAGCCGTGCCTGGCCGGCGGGTTCGACCGCCTCAATCGTTCCCTGCGGATCAACCTGTTGGATGCGGCGGGCCAGCCCGGGTACCGGGAGGGGCTTGCCGAGCCGTTCGGAAGCATCCGGATAGTGGGCCAGAACCATGCCGTTGCCTCCCACCAGATCGATGGTGGCGGCCGCCGGCAGGCTAACACCGAGGAACTGGCTGCTGAGCCAGTGCAGGTCGATGGAGGCATAGAGCACCCCTTGGATGCGCCCTTTAGGACCGAACATCGGCTGCGCCACTGCCAGGACCGGGATCCCGGTGATGCGGCCGACGATAAAGTCACCCACCACGAACCGGCGGGTCTTCAGCGCCCGCTGGAAGTAGGTCCGGTCGGCAAGATTAACGGGGCCGGGCGCAGGAACGGCGCTGCAGAAGAGCGCGCCATCGGCCTGAATGAGACCGAGGTTCGCGTAGCGCCTGTCGCTCTGCCCGGTCAGCAGCCGCGCAAGGACCTCGGTGCAGGAATCCCGCTCGGTGAATTCCTCGTCGGCGGTGAGGGCGAGCCCCTCGAGGAGGCGCTGGGCGGAGCCGACGACGGCGGTGAAGCCGGCGCCGACGAACCGGCTCAGCTGGACCGCCTCGAGCCGGGCATCCGCCCTGGCATGTTCACGGGCTTCGTAACTGAATACGAGAAGGTATCCATAGCTCGGTCCCAGCACCACCAGGACCAGCAGGATGAGGTGTGTACGCAGATTGAGAAACCTGTCCAGGCGCATGCGCTTCCAGGTCCATTGTTGTTGTTTTCATATGGTATTTGATGAGCATAGTCAGGTTTTGAGGTCCGTGCTCAGACCTCGCTCCACATGCGCAGGAGGTTGACGTAGCTGCGATCCACCTGGCCGGTGTGGTCCGCCTGGGGGGCTTCCCGCAGCAGGGTTTCGCGGGCGCGGGAGAGCTCCCAGAGCAGCTCGCGGCGGGCGGGGTCGCGGACCATGCTCTGCAGCCAGGTGATCATCACCAGCCGCTCGCCCCGGGTCACCTCGGCCACCCGGTGGATGCTCGAGGAGGGATAGACCACCACGTCCCCGGCCGGCAGCTTCACCTGCTGATCGCCGAAGGGCGTGCGGATGACCAGTTCCCCGCCCTCGTAGGCGTCCGGGTCGTTGAGAAAGACGGTCAGGGAGACATCGGAGCGGTAGCGCTGGCCGAAGGTGCCCATCACCGGGTCGTCCACGTGGTCGCCGTAGAACATCCCCGGCACGTAGCGGGCGAAGATGGGGGTGGAGGCCCGGTAGGGCAGCGCCGCGGCCTGGAAAATCTCGTTGCCGAGCAGCCGGCCCATGACCTGCTGCGCCAGGCGCGCCCGCAGCTCCGATTCCCGCTCCAGCTCCAGGTTCCGCTTCACCCGGCCGGCGGCGAAGCCGGCGGTGAGCTTTCCGTCCACGAAGGGTGCGCCGTCCAGCGCCGCGCGGATGGAGCGGATCTCCTCCGGGGCGAGCACCCGGGGAATGGTGATGAGCATGGGGGTATCTCCGTCAGCGTGATCAGCTGCGGATCATAACCTAGGTGCATGCCGTGGACAGGGAAAGGAGGCACCGCCCCTTCCCTGCCACGGATGGGGGGCCTCACTGCACCGTGATGGTGATCCGCTCCGACATCACCGGCGGATCGTGGGGAATGTGGGCCATGTCGCCCATGATGAGCTGGAGGGTGTGGGTGCCGGGGGCCAGGTCCAGGCTCACCTCGGTCTGACCGCCGCCGAAGTGGCGGTAGTTGTCGTTCGAGGGCACGGGCTGCCCGGCGGGCGGGGGATCCGCGTCGATGATGAGGTGATGGTGCCCGGTGGCGGCCTTTTCCACCCCGGCCGGGGCCACGCCCATTCCCTTGAGCCCGAACTTGACCGTGACCGGGCTGGTCACCTCCGCCCCGTCGGCGGGCTCGATGAAATAGACCGCCGCCCCTTCAGGCGCGGGAGTCGCCGCAAGGGCCAGGGGGCTGGCAAGCAGCATGGCCGCCAGCAGGCCGGCGAACTTTCTGTACATGGTCATTCTCCTCGGCAGATCGTGGTTGTTTTATTCGGTTCTGCAGGGAGAAAGCATAGTACATTACTCAGGTACAGCTGTTGCAGCCGCAGGCGGACTTGCCGCGGCTCTTGGCGAAGGCCTCCCGGCCCTCCCGCACGGCCAGCAGGGCGATGATCAGGGCACCCGCCGAGTCGATGCCGCCGATGCCGGTGAGGGCGTAGCCGGCACTGGCGGCCAGCAGCACCAGGGAGAACTGGAGACAGGCCCGGGAGCAGGCGGCGTCGGCCAGGATGGCATCGGAGCCCAGCGCCCGTCCCGCTTTCATCTTGTAGTGGATGAGCAGCCACATGCCGGTGATGGAGACCAGGGAGATGACCACGCCCCAGAAGGTGGTGACCGGCGCGTTCCCCTGGTAGAGGTTGACCGCCCCGGTGGTCACCAGGCCGGCGGCCAGGAGGTAGAAGGCGGTTCCCGTCACCCGCAGGGCCTGGCGCTCGAAGGGATCGGGATCGCCATCGCCATGGGTGCGCAGTCGGCGGATCATGTGCCAGATGCCAAGGCCCGAGATGACCTCCACGTAGGAGTCCACCCCGAAGCCGAGCAGGGCCAGGGTCTCGTCGGCGAAGCCGAAATAGACGGAAACCAGCCCCTCGACAATGTTGTAGCCGATGGTGATCCCCGCCAGCCAGGCGGCAATCCGGTACCAGTGCTGGCGCTCGGCGGCCAGCCCGGGCCGGACGAACTCAATGGTCTGCATCGTGTTTCAGCCTTTCTTCTGCCAGGGTCCCGGTGTCGACACACCGCACGAGTGTAATGCTTCACTCCTGGGGGCACATTCAGCGGCTCGCCCGAAAGCACCTCCAGGAGTGAAGCAGTACGCTGGCCTGCATTCTACTCCGGCCGGCCTGCATGGCCAGTCTCCCCCGGCGGCACTGATGGAAGCGCGGAGAACGGCGGCGGCGACCTGGCCGCCAACCGGACGGCGCTCAGGGCTCCCCGGCCGTCCCGCGCAGACCCACCCCCACCGCGGCCGCGGCCACCGCGGCCACGGCGGCGGCGACAAGGTAGGTGTTGCCTCCCCCGGCGCTCTCCCACAGGTAGCCGCTGGCCAGGCTCCCCACCGCCCCGCCGGCCCCGAAGGAGAGCGAGCTGTAGAGGGCCTGGCCGCGCCCCTGGTGCCGCCCCACGAAGAAGCGGTGCACCAGGTGCATGGCCGCGGCATGGAAGCTGCCGAAGCTGGCCGCGTGCAGCAGCTGGGCGAAGAGCATGATGCCGAGGTGTTCGGGCTGGGTGCCGATGATGGCCCAGCGCAGGGCCGCCAGCGCCAGGCTCGCCACCAGCACCCGCGGCGCGCCGAAGCGCGGCAGGAATCTCGGCACCAGCAGGAACAGGCTGATCTCGGCCACCACCCCCAGGGCCCAGAGCTGGCCGATGAGGCCGCGGCTGTAGCCGTGGTCCTCCAGGTAGAGGGTGTAGAAGGTGTAGTAGGGGCCGTGGCTCGCCTGCATCAGGAAACAGGCGGCGAGGAAGATCATCACCTCGGGACGGGCCAGCACGCGGCGCAGCGGAACGTGCTCATGGGGATGGGGCGAACCGTTGTGCTCGGGCACCGAGAGGCTGGAGAGCCAGATACCGCCGAACACCGCCAGCAGCACCCACGGCAGTATCCCCGTGCCGAACCGGTCGAGCACCAGGCCGACGCCGGCCACGGTGAGAATGAAGCCGATGGAGCCCCACAGGCGCACGGTGGCATAGCGGTGCACCTCGCGGCCCAGGTAGCTCAGGGTGGTGGCCTCGAACTGGGGCAGCACCGCGTTCCAGAAGAAGCTGAACAGGGCCATGACCAGCGCCAGCCAGCCATAGCCGCTGCCGAGGAATACGCCGGTGAAGGTCACCAGCGCGGCCAGGGAGCCCAGCCGCACCACCGCCATGCGCCGGCCGCTGCGATCGGCGAGCCAGCCCCAGAGGTTGGGGGCGATGATCTTGGTGGCCATCAGGATCGCCATCAGCTCGCCGATGGCCTGCGCCCCGAACCCCTCCCCCTTCAGGTAGAGGCTCCAATAGGGCAGCAGCGCACCCAGCGCGGCGAAGTAGAAAAGGTAGAAGCCGGACAGGCGCCAGTAGGGCATGACTGATGGATTGGAAATCAGGGATGAGGGTTAATGGTCAATGGAGAAAGGTTAAAGGATAAGGGCAAAAGGAAAACCAGGCGGTGAACATCGACGCGCTGGGGCCGGCGTGGGAAAGGGCAGCCGGTTCCGCCCTTCACCCTTCACACTTCACCCTTCACCTATATCCCTTGTCCCTTGTCCCTTGTCCATTACCCCTTATCCCTTATCCGTCTCTCTGAACGCTGCCGGGGATCACCGGGGTGGCGCTGCGCACGTCGGCATTCTGGCCGCGGTGGCGCAGCAGGTGATCCATCAGCACGATGGCCATCATCGCCTCGGCGATGGGGGTGGCGCGGATGCCGACGCAGGGATCGTGGCGCCCCTCGGTGACCACCTCGACGGGCTCCCCGTCCAGGTTCACGCTGCGCCCGGGCAGGCGCAGGCTCGAGGTGGGCTTCAGGGCGAGGGAGGCGACGATGTCCTGGCCAGAGGAGATGCCGCCGAGCACGCCGCCGGCATGGTTGCTCAGGAACCCCTGCGGCGTCATCTCGTCGCGGTGCTCGGTCCCCTTCTGCTCCACGCAGGCGAACCCGGCGCCGATCTCCACCCCCTTGACCGCGTTGATGGACATCAGCGCGTGGGCGAGATCGGCGTCCAGGCGGTCGAAGATGGGTTCGCCCAGCCCCGGCGGCACGCCGGTGGCCACCACGTTCACCCGGGCGCCGATGGAGTTGCCCTCCTTGCGCAGGGCGTCCATGTAGGCCTCCAGTTCAGGGATCCGCTCCGGGTCCGGGCAGAAGAAGGGATTGGTCTCCACCGCGTCCCAGTCGCGCAGCGCCAGGGGAATCGGCCCCAGCTGGGCCAGGTAGCCGCGGATCTGGATGCCGCAGCAGTCCCACAGGTACTTCTTGGCGATGCCGCCGGCGGCCACCCGCATGGCGGTCTCGCGGGCCGAGGAGCGCCCGCCGCCGCGGTAATCGCGCAGTCCGTATTTCTGCTGGTAGGTGTAGTCGGCATGGCCCGGGCGGAAACGGTCCATGATGGTGCCGTAGTCCTTGGAGCGCTGGTCGGTATTCTCGATCAGCAGGCCGATGGGCGTACCGGTGGTGCGCCCCTCGAACACCCCGGAGAGGATGCGCACCTGGTCCGCCTCCCGGCGCTGGGTGGTATGGCGCGAGGTGCCGGGCCGGCGGCGATCGAGATCCCGCTGCAGGTCCGTCTCGCTGAGCTCCAGCCCCGGCGGGCAACCGTCCACGATGGCGCCCAGCGCGGGGCCGTGGCTCTCGCCGAAGGTGGTGACGGTAAACAGCTTTCCGTATGTGTTTCCTGACATGGGGCGTTATTGTAGCGGGATTCGGAGAACTTCCCAGCCTCTTTCTGCCCTACCCGGGCGCATCGGCACGCCCGTGCAGGCAGATCATGGTGGCCAGCATCACCGCCACGCTCTTCTCCCCGGCCTCCGCGAGCGCCCTCACCTCGGCCCGGACCACGCTCAGGTTGCGCCCGGCCCGCTCCACCCGGCCACGGGCGGCGAACCGCTCCCCCCGGGCGGGCGAGAGGAGGTTCAGCTTGTACTCCACCGTGAGCACCGAACTGTCCTCCGGCATCAGCGAATAGGCGGCATAGCCGGCGGCGGTATCCGCCAGGGCTCCCACCACGCCCCCATGGAGAAAACCGTGCTGTTGTCCCAGGGCCGGCTGGTAGTCGATCTGGATCTCGCAGAACCCGGGCGCCACCTCCACCAGCCGCGCACCCAGCGTGCTCATGAAGGCCTGGCGCTGAAAACTACGCTCCACCCGCTGCCGGTAGGCGGGATCGGCGGGCGTGTATCCGCTCATGGGAAACCTCCGTACAGACCATCCATACGGAAGCGTATGTTTTGCGCCGGACCCCGTCAATACGCTACCGTACGGCCATGACCCGGACACCCTCCGAGACCCGCGCCCCGCGGGGCCGCGAAGCCTGGCTGGAAGCCGCCCTCGACACCCTTGCCGAGAGCGGCGTGGATGGGCTGCGGGTGGAGTCGCTCGCCAAGCGGCTGGGGCTGACCAAGGGCAGCTTCTACTGGCACTTCCGCGACCGCCCCTCCCTTTTTGCCGAACTGCTGGAACGCTGGCGGGAGGGGCGCATGGCTGCCATCCACCGCCACGCCGGCAACGGGACGGAGACGCCCAGGGAGCGCCTGCTGGGGCTGCTGTCCCGCTACGAGGGGCGGGTGAACCCCCGCGGCATGGCCATCGAAATGGCCGTGCGCGAGTGGGCCCGGCGGGATGCCGAGGCCGCGGCGGTCGTCGCGGCGGTCGATGCCGAACGCCTCGCCGTGGTGAGCGGACTGTTCGGGGAACTGGGATACGGGACCGGCGAGGCCCGGACCCGGGCCTACCTGTTCTACGCCTACGTCTTCGGCCAGAGCCTGCTCGCCCCTGCCGCGGCCGGAAGCCACGATGCCCTGCGGGAAAGCGCCGCGGAACTCCTCACCGAATCGCCCTGACTCGCCGCGGCGGTAGAGATACCGATCCACCGCCATAACGCCATATATCGGTAGGGCGGGATTCATCCCGCCTGGCACAGCGCCGAACCCCGGCGCCCCTGAGCAGATGAATCTGCACCTACGGTCCTGCCGCGCGATCCCGTCGCGCCGTGCCGCCCCCGTCGTAGGGCGGGATTCATCCCGCCGGGCACAGCGCCGAACCCCGGCGCCCCAGAGCAGATGAATCTGCACCTACGGTCCTGCCGCGCAACCCGTCGCACCGCCCCTGTCGTAGGG
This region includes:
- a CDS encoding cation transporter, coding for MQTIEFVRPGLAAERQHWYRIAAWLAGITIGYNIVEGLVSVYFGFADETLALLGFGVDSYVEVISGLGIWHMIRRLRTHGDGDPDPFERQALRVTGTAFYLLAAGLVTTGAVNLYQGNAPVTTFWGVVISLVSITGMWLLIHYKMKAGRALGSDAILADAACSRACLQFSLVLLAASAGYALTGIGGIDSAGALIIALLAVREGREAFAKSRGKSACGCNSCT
- a CDS encoding Fe2+-dependent dioxygenase, giving the protein MLITIPRVLAPEEIRSIRAALDGAPFVDGKLTAGFAAGRVKRNLELERESELRARLAQQVMGRLLGNEIFQAAALPYRASTPIFARYVPGMFYGDHVDDPVMGTFGQRYRSDVSLTVFLNDPDAYEGGELVIRTPFGDQQVKLPAGDVVVYPSSSIHRVAEVTRGERLVMITWLQSMVRDPARRELLWELSRARETLLREAPQADHTGQVDRSYVNLLRMWSEV
- a CDS encoding bifunctional diguanylate cyclase/phosphodiesterase, whose product is MRLDRFLNLRTHLILLVLVVLGPSYGYLLVFSYEAREHARADARLEAVQLSRFVGAGFTAVVGSAQRLLEGLALTADEEFTERDSCTEVLARLLTGQSDRRYANLGLIQADGALFCSAVPAPGPVNLADRTYFQRALKTRRFVVGDFIVGRITGIPVLAVAQPMFGPKGRIQGVLYASIDLHWLSSQFLGVSLPAAATIDLVGGNGMVLAHYPDASERLGKPLPVPGLARRIQQVDPQGTIEAVEPAGQARLYAYTRLYDLPDSHDLVAVVSVSADSAYAVAADQFQRQIIALFIISVVALVGAWALGHYLILSRTRALVGAAQRLGGGDFGARSGLRPGRDELGQIAASFDGMAAALEARERSEREHLQRIARLNRIHRVLSGINGAIVRLRDQDALLAEACRVAVEQGGYLHAWVALQREERLRLAVAVHAVGAEVEGAGLEGLIGTELARPDNPFAQVARSRRAIVCGGPASSDAKAAFAPFTTRCDYPVQACLPLRVEGGAFGVLVLHGAALHLVEEEESRLLQEFAADISLGMEHAEKERRIAWLSYYDRLTGLPNEHLFQDRLQMALQACEREDTFLALMIINIVNLRRINDDLGHGGGDQVLLAVRDRLCETLRGEDTLAHLGGGEFGVMLAGLQSGDEAQHAVGRILAAFPLAMTYGQAQVQVPLRAGIALYPLDGDSPALLQQRAALALHALAAERNSVETRRFFSPGLDRAAQEHRRLRQALARAQEQEELFLHYQPVVDLASGRMVGAEALLRWESGELGAVSPARFIPVAEESGLILPLGDWVLRRTLRDARAWRERGLPALRFAINVSVSQLRQADFPARLQTLIEAAGETGNGIRLAIEVTESVLIENLEQVVQSLRQIRALGVDIYLDDFGTGYSSLSYLNRLPVSCIKLDRSFISLLPDSEQSASLVRAAISMAHGLGIGVVAEGMETARQCEFLRAQGCEKVQGFLFSKPVTLEELVLLQERVFSCG
- a CDS encoding DUF4399 domain-containing protein; the encoded protein is MYRKFAGLLAAMLLASPLALAATPAPEGAAVYFIEPADGAEVTSPVTVKFGLKGMGVAPAGVEKAATGHHHLIIDADPPPAGQPVPSNDNYRHFGGGQTEVSLDLAPGTHTLQLIMGDMAHIPHDPPVMSERITITVQ
- a CDS encoding MFS transporter; amino-acid sequence: MPYWRLSGFYLFYFAALGALLPYWSLYLKGEGFGAQAIGELMAILMATKIIAPNLWGWLADRSGRRMAVVRLGSLAALVTFTGVFLGSGYGWLALVMALFSFFWNAVLPQFEATTLSYLGREVHRYATVRLWGSIGFILTVAGVGLVLDRFGTGILPWVLLAVFGGIWLSSLSVPEHNGSPHPHEHVPLRRVLARPEVMIFLAACFLMQASHGPYYTFYTLYLEDHGYSRGLIGQLWALGVVAEISLFLLVPRFLPRFGAPRVLVASLALAALRWAIIGTQPEHLGIMLFAQLLHAASFGSFHAAAMHLVHRFFVGRHQGRGQALYSSLSFGAGGAVGSLASGYLWESAGGGNTYLVAAAVAAVAAAAVGVGLRGTAGEP